In one Corallincola holothuriorum genomic region, the following are encoded:
- the malG gene encoding maltose ABC transporter permease MalG — MAIVEAKNTRYRVWLTYLFLALFIAGMMYPLLAMISISFRTGNLLNGSLIPDNPSLEHWRLVFGIGSEEEQKWFKNFPVLLWTWNSIKIAFITSAISIVFSSMAAYAFARMKFIGSKWLLTSLLIIGLFPALTGMVAIRIMLEKIGYFIPALGFDTHGGLILLYLSAVLGEIWLIKGYIQSLDPALEEAATMDGARRWQTLRYIVLPLCLPILVVTFILSFIAAFGEYAFANMMLSDPEKYTLALGMQGFLLRAEAPLWGDFAATAIFAALPITLVFLIGQKWLIGGLTSGSVKG; from the coding sequence CCGGCATGATGTACCCGCTACTGGCGATGATTTCCATCTCCTTTAGAACAGGGAACCTGCTGAATGGCTCGCTGATCCCGGACAATCCCAGCCTGGAACATTGGCGCCTGGTATTCGGCATCGGTTCGGAGGAAGAACAAAAATGGTTTAAGAATTTTCCCGTACTGCTTTGGACGTGGAACTCAATTAAGATCGCTTTTATCACCTCTGCCATCAGTATTGTATTTTCATCCATGGCGGCGTATGCCTTTGCTCGAATGAAATTTATAGGCAGTAAGTGGTTACTGACATCACTGCTAATTATCGGGCTATTTCCAGCGCTAACCGGCATGGTGGCAATCCGTATCATGCTAGAAAAGATAGGCTACTTTATTCCGGCTCTCGGCTTTGATACCCATGGTGGCTTGATCTTGCTGTACCTGAGCGCCGTACTCGGCGAAATTTGGCTAATCAAGGGTTACATCCAATCACTGGATCCGGCGCTGGAAGAAGCGGCCACCATGGATGGCGCTCGCCGCTGGCAAACCCTGCGCTATATCGTATTACCGCTGTGTTTGCCTATTCTGGTGGTCACTTTTATTCTCAGCTTTATCGCAGCGTTTGGTGAATATGCCTTTGCCAATATGATGCTTTCTGATCCTGAAAAATATACCTTAGCACTGGGCATGCAGGGGTTCCTGCTAAGAGCCGAGGCTCCGCTTTGGGGAGATTTTGCTGCAACAGCTATCTTTGCCGCGCTACCTATCACGCTGGTATTTTTAATTGGCCAAAAATGGCTGATCGGTGGGCTAACCTCGGGGAGTGTTAAGGGTTAA